The Leptotrichia sp. oral taxon 215 str. W9775 genome contains a region encoding:
- a CDS encoding redoxin family protein — MKKLIAIIAIMLGFSITAFGNGNLQGVQLKDINNKPVSLDKYKGKKVYIKVWASWCPICLSGLNEINSLSADKNKNFTVITIVSPGLKGEKPTDKFIQWYKGLNYKNITVLLDEKGTVIKRAKILGYPSNIILDSNLNIISTSQGHMNAAQIKGAVK; from the coding sequence ATGAAAAAATTAATTGCCATAATTGCAATCATGTTAGGTTTCAGTATAACTGCCTTTGGAAATGGTAATCTTCAGGGAGTTCAGTTAAAAGATATAAATAATAAACCTGTTTCCCTTGACAAATACAAAGGAAAAAAGGTATATATTAAAGTATGGGCTTCATGGTGTCCAATATGTCTTTCCGGCTTAAATGAAATAAATTCTTTAAGTGCAGACAAAAACAAAAATTTTACAGTTATAACTATTGTTTCTCCTGGTCTTAAAGGGGAGAAACCAACTGATAAATTTATTCAATGGTATAAAGGGCTTAACTACAAAAATATCACAGTTCTTCTAGATGAAAAGGGAACTGTCATAAAAAGGGCAAAAATCCTGGGATATCCTTCAAATATTATTCTTGACAGTAATTTAAATATTATAAGTACATCTCAGGGACATATGAATGCTGCTCAAATTAAGGGAGCTGTTAAATAG
- a CDS encoding cytochrome c biogenesis protein CcdA yields the protein MTNQHLLIGSVFLGGVASFLSPCILPIVPVYLGILSKGKKTILNTFLFILGLSLTFVSIGFSFSLLTGIFFNKTIKIIAGIIVIILGFHQTGILKFNFLEKNKSLKFNLIGKNSSLQAFLLGLTFSLGWTPCIGPILASVLTLAGNEGSAIYGGLMMFIYVLGLSTPFVLFSFFSQELLKKVRVLNKYTEYFKIFGGFLIIFMGIMLILGKF from the coding sequence ATGACTAATCAGCACCTTTTAATAGGAAGTGTTTTTCTTGGAGGAGTGGCAAGTTTCCTCTCTCCATGCATACTTCCAATCGTTCCTGTATATTTGGGAATACTAAGCAAAGGAAAGAAAACTATACTTAATACATTTCTCTTTATATTAGGGCTTTCACTTACTTTTGTAAGTATAGGTTTCAGCTTCAGCCTGCTTACAGGAATATTTTTCAATAAAACTATAAAAATTATAGCAGGTATTATTGTAATAATACTTGGATTTCATCAGACAGGCATACTAAAATTTAATTTTCTGGAAAAAAATAAATCTTTAAAATTTAATCTTATAGGGAAAAACTCTTCACTACAGGCTTTTCTTCTAGGGCTGACATTCAGCCTGGGATGGACTCCGTGTATAGGTCCTATACTTGCTTCGGTACTTACTTTAGCTGGAAATGAAGGTTCTGCAATATATGGAGGATTAATGATGTTTATTTACGTTTTAGGACTTTCAACTCCATTTGTACTTTTTTCCTTTTTCTCTCAGGAATTACTGAAAAAAGTACGTGTACTGAATAAATATACAGAATATTTTAAAATCTTTGGTGGATTTCTTATTATTTTCATGGGAATTATGCTTATTCTTGGAAAATTTTAA
- the msrB gene encoding peptide-methionine (R)-S-oxide reductase MsrB yields YVDITTGEPLFLSTNKYNSGCGWPSFTKPIQKEVVNYAEDTSLSRVRTEVLSRSGNAHLGHVFPDGPIDKGGLRYCINSAALRFIPLKDMEKENYGYLIPLLEKELGEKF; encoded by the coding sequence TATATGTGGATATTACAACAGGAGAACCTTTATTCCTCTCCACAAACAAATATAATTCAGGTTGTGGATGGCCAAGCTTTACAAAGCCTATCCAAAAGGAAGTTGTAAACTATGCAGAGGATACAAGCCTTAGCAGAGTCAGAACTGAAGTTTTGAGCAGAAGCGGTAATGCCCACCTTGGACACGTTTTTCCTGACGGACCTATTGACAAGGGTGGACTTAGATACTGTATAAACAGTGCTGCACTAAGATTTATACCTTTAAAGGACATGGAAAAGGAAAATTATGGATATCTGATTCCATTACTTGAAAAAGAACTTGGAGAAAAATTCTAA
- the msrA gene encoding peptide-methionine (S)-S-oxide reductase MsrA — translation MENSTTKNIKEIYLAGGCFWGIEAYAKKIYGVIETTAGYANGKTENTTYRELHSTDHAETVHIKYDADKLSLKKLLKFYFQVIDPTSINKQGNDRGRQYRTGIYYTDSKDLETILQEIAEEQKKYEDKIQVEVEPLKNFIPAEEYHQDYLDKNPGGYCHINLNAVNTFLIDPEEYVKPDDDELKSKLSNLQYNVTQNKYTEHPFENEYWDNEEKGIYVDITTGEPL, via the coding sequence ATGGAAAATTCAACTACAAAAAACATAAAGGAAATTTATCTTGCAGGAGGATGTTTCTGGGGAATTGAAGCATATGCCAAAAAAATTTACGGTGTTATTGAAACAACTGCAGGATATGCAAACGGAAAAACAGAAAATACAACTTACAGGGAACTGCACAGTACAGACCATGCAGAAACTGTACATATAAAATATGACGCTGATAAACTTTCACTGAAAAAATTACTGAAATTCTATTTTCAGGTAATAGATCCGACAAGTATAAATAAACAGGGAAATGACAGGGGAAGACAATATCGTACAGGAATTTATTATACAGATTCTAAAGACCTGGAAACTATTCTTCAGGAAATTGCAGAAGAGCAGAAAAAATATGAAGATAAAATTCAGGTGGAAGTGGAACCACTGAAAAACTTCATTCCTGCTGAAGAATATCATCAGGACTATCTGGATAAAAATCCCGGAGGATACTGTCATATAAACCTTAATGCTGTCAATACCTTCCTTATTGACCCTGAAGAATATGTAAAACCTGACGATGATGAGCTGAAAAGCAAATTATCCAACCTTCAGTATAATGTAACTCAAAACAAATACACTGAACATCCTTTTGAAAATGAATACTGGGATAATGAAGAAAAAGGTATATATGTGGATATTACAACAGGAGAACCTTTAT
- a CDS encoding LLM class flavin-dependent oxidoreductase has protein sequence MPENKNVKFSVLNLVPKFQNDTDIDAINRATELIKIVEKLGYHRYWVAEHHNFKGVLSSATALIIQHLLANSEKIRVGAGGVMLPNHTALQVSETYGTLETLYPGRVDLGIGRAPGTDSDTAALIYRTQYVRTSKFVEAIKDIQRFMGSEEEQGIVSAYPGINTNVPIFMLGSSIHSASVSGELGLPYSFAGHFSPDAAEEAIKIYRDSFVPSKYLEKPYVILGVLAHGADSNEEAERLYTATQQAMLNLTRGEKGLYPLPDENFSDKLTSAEKIFLQSKMGINLMGTKEAIAKKWDEINSKYQPDEIMAVSYMSEINQLETSYRILAEALKSQ, from the coding sequence ATGCCTGAAAATAAAAATGTAAAATTTTCTGTATTAAATCTGGTTCCAAAATTCCAGAATGATACTGATATTGATGCAATAAACAGAGCTACAGAACTTATTAAAATAGTGGAAAAATTAGGCTATCACCGTTACTGGGTGGCTGAACATCATAATTTCAAAGGAGTATTAAGTTCTGCTACAGCCCTAATTATACAGCATTTACTTGCAAACTCTGAAAAAATAAGGGTAGGAGCAGGAGGAGTAATGCTGCCTAACCATACTGCACTGCAGGTATCGGAAACATACGGAACTCTTGAAACTCTTTATCCAGGAAGAGTTGATCTTGGTATAGGGCGTGCTCCTGGAACTGATTCTGATACGGCAGCACTCATTTACAGAACTCAATATGTAAGAACAAGTAAATTTGTGGAAGCTATTAAAGATATTCAGAGATTTATGGGAAGCGAAGAAGAACAGGGAATTGTTTCAGCTTATCCGGGAATAAATACAAATGTACCTATTTTCATGCTTGGAAGCTCCATACACTCCGCTTCTGTTTCGGGAGAACTTGGATTGCCCTATTCCTTTGCAGGCCATTTTTCTCCGGATGCCGCAGAAGAAGCAATAAAAATTTACAGGGATAGCTTTGTCCCTTCAAAATATTTGGAAAAACCTTATGTCATTCTTGGAGTTCTCGCTCATGGTGCAGATTCCAATGAAGAAGCTGAAAGGCTCTATACTGCCACTCAGCAGGCAATGCTTAATCTGACTAGAGGAGAAAAAGGGCTTTATCCCTTACCTGATGAAAACTTTTCAGATAAACTGACTTCAGCAGAAAAAATATTCCTGCAGTCAAAAATGGGAATAAATCTGATGGGAACAAAAGAAGCGATAGCAAAAAAATGGGATGAAATAAATAGTAAATATCAGCCTGATGAAATAATGGCTGTAAGTTACATGTCAGAAATAAATCAGCTTGAAACTTCTTACAGAATACTGGCTGAAGCTTTAAAATCTCAATAA
- the msrB gene encoding peptide-methionine (R)-S-oxide reductase MsrB, whose protein sequence is AGGCFWGIEAYMERISGVKDATVGYANGKTDKTSYNIVASTDHAETVHVKYDSNKISLSRLLKYYFQVIDPTSVNQQGNDRGRQYRTGIYYTNPKDREIILQEISEQQKKYTDKIQVEVEPLKNYILAEDYHQDYLKKNPNGYCHINLDMADEVIIDPKDYPKPSDEELKKRLTPLQYSVTQKKNTEHSFTNEYWDNHEPGIYVDITTGEPLFSSKDKYDSGCGWPSFTKPIVKDVVTYENDTSFNMIRTEVLSRSGKAHLGHVFDDGPKDKGGLRYCINSASIRFIPLKDMEKENYGYLINLVK, encoded by the coding sequence TGCAGGAGGATGTTTCTGGGGAATTGAAGCATATATGGAAAGGATATCTGGAGTTAAGGATGCCACAGTCGGCTATGCAAATGGTAAAACTGATAAAACCAGCTATAATATCGTTGCTTCAACCGACCACGCAGAAACTGTCCATGTAAAATACGATTCAAATAAAATTTCACTTAGCAGGCTGCTCAAATATTACTTTCAGGTAATAGACCCCACTAGTGTAAACCAGCAGGGAAATGACAGGGGAAGACAGTACCGTACAGGAATTTACTACACAAATCCCAAGGACAGGGAAATTATCCTGCAGGAAATTTCAGAACAGCAGAAAAAATATACAGATAAAATTCAGGTGGAAGTTGAACCTCTTAAAAATTACATTCTTGCTGAGGACTATCATCAGGACTATCTGAAAAAAAATCCAAACGGATACTGCCATATAAATCTTGATATGGCTGATGAAGTTATCATAGATCCTAAAGACTATCCGAAACCAAGTGATGAAGAACTGAAAAAACGTCTGACTCCATTACAGTACAGCGTTACACAGAAAAAAAACACTGAACATTCATTTACAAATGAATACTGGGATAATCATGAACCAGGAATATATGTGGATATTACAACAGGAGAACCTTTATTTTCTTCAAAAGATAAATATGATTCAGGTTGTGGATGGCCAAGCTTTACAAAACCTATTGTAAAAGATGTTGTCACTTACGAAAATGATACAAGTTTCAATATGATCAGGACAGAAGTTCTAAGCCGAAGTGGAAAAGCTCACCTTGGTCATGTTTTCGACGATGGACCTAAAGACAAGGGTGGACTTAGATATTGTATAAACAGTGCATCCATAAGATTTATTCCTTTAAAGGATATGGAAAAGGAAAATTATGGATATTTGATAAATTTAGTTAAATAA